One Glycine max cultivar Williams 82 chromosome 3, Glycine_max_v4.0, whole genome shotgun sequence DNA window includes the following coding sequences:
- the LOC100814305 gene encoding PAN domain-containing protein At5g03700 yields the protein MRRTVMLNMLQTRHPQFLAIIPFLFLYTLTCSETATTTSIPQELHIGFSATAESSTTPFQAVLSDHSGNFSLGFLRVNQNQLALAVLHVASSEPFWVANPTHAASWSDTTRLFFNGSLVLSDPETRVSWSTATNNGDRVVLLNTSNLQVHDKGGTPLWQSFHFPANTLVQDQNFTSNMTLLSSNGIYSMRLGNDFMGLYENHDSLYWKRTPLGAKAEVKEGQGPIYARVNPEGYLGMYQTSDEKPADVQKFNTFQLTSSFLLLRLEPDGNLKGYYWDGSRWMLNYQAITEACELPRSCGSYGLCTPGGSGCSCLDNRTRFEPGGCFNDASSGDADLCSSEGIGGKSSYWVLRRTGVEAAHKELLRHVTTSSLAECEGLCQNNCSCWGALYSNETGFCYLLEYTIQTLLGTGDGSKVGYFKVKKEERRTKRVWIRVGVVVTVLVGVGVIIIGVGFCVTRWKKKRGVKEEDWGSPGPYKNLESASFRSIEMSNSNSANE from the coding sequence ATGCGAAGAACTGTGATGCTCAACATGTTGCAAACTCGTCACCCCCAATTTCTAGCGATTATTCcctttctctttttatataCTTTGACATGCTCCGAAACCGCAACAACCACTTCCATCCCACAAGAGCTTCACATAGGCTTCTCGGCGACGGCAGAGTCTTCAACGACGCCGTTTCAGGCAGTTCTGAGCGACCATAGTGGCAACTTCTCTCTAGGCTTCCTCCGCGTGAACCAAAACCAGCTGGCACTGGCGGTCCTCCACGTGGCATCCTCGGAGCCATTCTGGGTGGCCAACCCAACCCACGCAGCATCCTGGTCCGACACCACGCGCCTCTTCTTCAACGGCAGTCTTGTTTTGTCAGACCCCGAAACGCGCGTTTCGTGGTCAACCGCCACAAACAACGGCGACCGCGTGGTGCTCCTCAACACCTCCAATTTACAAGTTCACGACAAAGGCGGCACTCCCTTGTGGCAGAGTTTTCACTTTCCCGCAAATACCCTCGTCCAGGACCAGAATTTCACCTCCAACATGACTCTTTTGTCCTCCAACGGCATTTATTCTATGCGGTTAGGCAACGATTTCATGGGCCTATACGAAAACCACGACTCGTTATATTGGAAACGCACGCCACTGGGAGCAAAAGCGGAAGTAAAGGAAGGGCAGGGACCGATTTACGCCCGAGTCAACCCGGAGGGTTACCTCGGGATGTATCAGACAAGCGACGAGAAGCCCGCGGATGTTCAAAAGTTCAACACGTTCCAACTAACGTCGTCGTTTTTGTTGCTGCGGTTGGAACCGGACGGGAATCTGAAGGGTTATTACTGGGACGGTTCCAGGTGGATGCTTAACTACCAGGCGATTACTGAAGCCTGCGAGCTCCCCCGCTCCTGCGGTTCGTACGGTTTGTGCACGCCGGGTGGGTCAGGATGCTCCTGTTTAGATAACCGAACCCGGTTCGAACCGGGTGGGTGTTTTAATGATGCTTCTTCTGGAGACGCAGACTTGTGTAGTAGTGAAGGAATTGGTGGAAAAAGTAGTTACTGGGTGCTAAGAAGAACCGGAGTGGAGGCAGCGCATAAGGAGCTACTAAGGCACGTAACGACGTCGTCTCTGGCGGAGTGTGAGGGATTGTGCCAGAACAACTGTAGCTGTTGGGGGGCGCTGTATAGCAACGAAACCGGGTTTTGTTATTTGTTGGAGTATACGATCCAGACCTTGCTGGGTACCGGGGATGGATCAAAAGTGGGTTATTTCAAGGTTAAGAAAGAGGAACGAAGAACGAAACGGGTTTGGATACGGGTTGGGGTTGTGGTTACGGTTTTGGTTGGGGTTGGGGTTATTATTATTGGGGTCGGGTTTTGCGTGACGAGATGGAAAAAGAAGAGAGGGGTGAAGGAAGAGGATTGGGGTTCGCCCGGCCCGTATAAGAATCTCGAATCCGCAAGTTTTAGATCCATTGAAATGAGCAATAGTAACAGTGCCAACGAATGA